The following DNA comes from Amycolatopsis solani.
TACGCGCGGGCGTCGCCGACCCAGGCGATGCGGTAGCCGCCGTGTTCGGCCGGCATCGCGACGACGAGCACGGCGTCCCCGCCGGTCTGCTGGCGCACGGCGCGCTGCGCGGCGAGCACCGCCTCGACCGGTCCTTTGTGGACGGGAGTGCGCGCGGCGGCCGCGGCGGCGGCACGGGCGGCCTTGGCGGCGGCGGGATCGTCGCCGACCCCGTCGGCGAGCGCGAAGACGACGCCGGGCCCACCGGCGGCGGCGTACGCCCCGACGGCGTCGGCGTTGAGCGAGCGGGGGCCCTGCGCGCTCGCGGTGTGCCAGCGCGGGTACCCCGGACGGGTGGTGATCATCGCGGCCTCCTCATCCCCTCTGAAGCCCATGATCCGCGCCGAACCTGTGGACCGTCTGAGACTTTGCCGTGCGTTTCCGCCGCTGGCGGCGTGGCGCGCACTAGGGAAAGTACTTGTACTTTCCCTGTAAGATCGTTTCGGTGGACGACTACCGGGCGCTGGCGAACTTGATCTTTTCCTACGCCGCCCTGGTCGACGCGGGAGATTTCGCCGGGGTGGGCGAGCTGTTCGCGCACGGATCGTTCGTGGGCAGCGGCGGTTCGTCGTTCGGAGCGGCGGCGGTCGAGCGAATGCTGCGCGAGACGGTGATCGTGTACGAGGACGGAACCCCGCGCACTAAGCACGTGACGACGAACGTGGCGGTGGAGGTGACGGGATCGACCGCCACTTCGAGCGCGTACTTCACGGTGCTGCAGGCGGTTCCGGGCCTGCCGCTGCAGACGATCGCGGCGGGCCGGTACGCGGACCGGTTCGCCGCCCGGGGCGGCCAGTGGCACTTCACGGAACGCCGGGTGACGGTGGACCTCGTCGGCGACATCAGCCACCACCTGCGCCCGAAAGGGGCGTGAGCGCCGGATCGCGCTCACGCCCCTGGGTGCGTGCCGTCAGCTCTGCAGGTCGTACACCGTCTGGCCGTCGACCGTGGTGGCGGTGAAGTTCGCCGTCACCCAGTCCGTGATCTCCGACGAACCGCCCCCCGGCCCGCCTCCCCGGCCACCCTCGATGTAGTACTTGATCTCGCCCGCCGCCACGTACGCCTTGAACTCGGCCAGCGTCGGGGCCGGGTCCGAGCCGCTCCAGCCGCCGATTCCGATCACCGCCTTGCCGCTGGCCAGTTCCAGCGATGCCGCGCTCTGCGAGCCGGTTGTCGCCGCGGCCCACGTCGTCGTGGTCTTCGCCAAAAGCGAACCGACCGCGCTCGACGAAGAATCCTCACCACCGAAACCACCATCGCCGAAGCCGCTCGACGTCGGGCCGGACGTCGGGATCGAACCGCTGTGGGCCACCGAAGCCGTCTCGACGCCGTACGCCGCGGACGACACCCCGATGGTCAGGACCAGGGCCGCCGCCACGACGGCGACCAGCCGGCGCGACGCGGGCGCGCCCATCACCAGCACCGTGCCGACCAGCACGCCCAGCACCGCGACGAACCACTTCAGCGCCGGGAACCAGTCGGGCGTCCGGTCGAGCAGGATGAACGACCACACCGCCGTCGCCACGACCATCCCCGCCAGCACCGCCCGCGGCGCGAGGTTCGTGCGGCCCTGCCACAGCGCGCGGCCCGAAATCGCGACCAGCCCGGCGATCGCCGGCGCGAGCGCCACCGAGTAGTACGGGTGGACCGTGCCGCTCATGAAGCTGAACACCGCCGCCGTCACGACCAGCCAGCCGCCCCACAGGACCAGCGCCAGCCGGGTGCGGTCGGTGCGCGGCGCGCGGCGGGTGAACCACAACCCGGCGACCAGCCCGATCAGCGCGGCGGGCAGCAGCCACGAGATCTCCGTGCCGAAGCTCGAACCGAACATCCGGAACAGGCCGGTCGACCCGCCGAACCCGGTGTTGCCGCCCATGCCGCCACCCATGCCGCCGCCGTTGCCCTCGCCGCCGAAGATGCGGCCCAAACCGTTGTAGCCCAACGCGAGTTCGAGCAGGCTGTCCCCTTCGGACCCGCCGATGTACGGCCGCGACGCCGCCGGCCACAGCTCGACCAGCGCGATGAACCAGCCCGCCGAGACGACCAGCGCGACGACCGCGCCGCCGAGGTGCAGCAGCCGCCTGCCCAGCGACGTCGGCGCGGCGAGCAGGTACACCAGCCCGAACGCGGGCAGCACCAGGAACGCCTGCATCATCTTCGTCAGGAAGCCGAATCCGATCGCGACGCCGGCCAGCGCGAGCCACCGCGGGCTCGCCTTTTCCGTGGCCCGCACGACGAAGTAGGCGCCCGCGACCATGAGCAGCACGAGCAGCGCGTCCGGGTTGTTGAACCGGAACATCAGCGCCGCTACCGGCGTCACCGCCAGAATCGCCCCTGCCAGCAGCCCGGCGACCGGGCCCGAGGTCCGCTTCACCGTGAGGTACAGGATCCCGACGGACGCGACGCCCATCAGCGCCTGCGGTGCCAGCACGGTGAAGCTCGAGAAACCGAAGATCCGCGCGAACAACGTGCCGGCCCACAACGCGGCCGGCGGCTTGTCGACGGTCAGCACGTTGCCCGAGTCGAGCGAGCCGAACAGCCACGCCTTCCAGCTCTGCGTCCCGGACTGCACGGCCGCCGCGTAGAAGGAGTTGCCGTAGCCGGACGCGGTCAGGTTCCAGAAGTAGAGCACCGCGGTCGCGGCCAGCAGCCCGAACGCGGCCGGGCGCACCCAGCGCGGCGGTGCGTGCGGCGCGGACTCCTTCCGGTGCCTCGGTTCGGAAACCGGGGCGGGCAGGACGGCGGTCATCAGGACTCCTTCTGGGTGGCGGCCTGGCGGCGCGGGTTGAACACCCAGCCGCGCAGGAGCAGGAAACGGAGCACCGTGGCGGCGAGGTTCGCCAGCACGAGCACGGTGATCTCCAGGACGAGGCCGGGTGTGGTGGATCCGTTGAGCAGCGCCAGCGATCCGCTCGTCAGCGCCAAGCCGAGGCCGAACACGATCAGCCCTTCGAACTGGTGCCGCCCGGCGCCGGCGCGGCCGCGGATGCCGAACGTGAGCCGCCGGTTCAGCGCGGTGTTGCCGATCGCGGTCACCAGCAGCGAGGTGAAGTTCGCGGCCTGCGCGCCGACGACCGTCCGCAGCAGCAGGAACAGCACGAGGTAGGCGAGCGTGCTGCTGACGCCGATCGCGGCGAACCGCACCAGCTGCGTCACCAGCCGCGGCGGCACGCCTGGCGCGTCGATCCCGATCGGCTGACGGCCGAGCTGCTCGCGCAGCTTGCTGACCGGGATTTCGCCGGTGAAGGTGGCCTTCGTGACGCGGGCGATGCCCTTGAGGTCCTCGGTGGCGGTCTTGACGATGTTGACCGACGAGTCCGGGTCGTCGACCCAGTCGACCGGCACCTCGTGGATCCGCAGCCCGGCGCGCTGCGCCAGGACGAGCAGCTCGGTGTCGAAGAACCAGCCGGTGTCGACGACGTGCGGCAGCAGCTCGCGGGCGACGTCCGCGCGGATCGCCTTGAAGCCGCACTGCGCGTCGCTGAACTTCGCGGCCAGCGTCGAGCGGAGGATCAGGTTGTAGCAGCGGGAAATGAACTCGCGCTTCGGCCCCCGCACCACTCGCGCCCCCCGGGCGAGCCTGCTGCCGATGGCGAGATCCGAGTGCCCGGAGAGCAGGGGCGCGACGAGCGGCCCGAGCGCGGCGAGATCGGTGGAGAGGTCGACGTCCATGTAGGCGAGGACAGCCGCGTCGGAGGCCCGCCAGACGGCGTTGAGCGCGCGGCCGCGGCCCTTTTCGTCGAGGTGGTGGACGGCCACCTCGGGGAACTCGCGGGCCAGTCTTTCCGCCACCTGCAGCGTCGCGTCGGTGCTCGCGTTGTCCGCGACGGTGATCCGGTACGGGTAGGAGACGTGTTCGGCCAGGTGCGCGTGCAGCCGTCGGATGCACGGTTCGAGGTCGGCCTCTTCGTTGTAGACCGGGATGACGACGTCGAGAACGGGCTGCGGGCCGGCCAGGTCGACCGGGACGGTCCCGGGCCGCGGTGCGGGGGCGGTGGCTGTCATGCCCCCACGGTCGCGGCCGCCGCTTTGGTGATCGTGTGATCTCTCTGTGCGGTTGCTGTGCGCCGCGCCCGGTGTCCGAGCGGTGGACACCGGGCAGCGGCGCTCAGCTGTGGGCGCGCAGCGGCACCACGTTGCTCGGCAAGGACGCCCGGCCCGGCTCGCGCTTCGGCGCGTCCGCGCTGATCGTGAGCGTCACCAGGCTCGCGTACCGCGGGTGCCGGTCGACGTACACCTCCGGCACCGAGCACGCCTCCGCCAGGACCGAGCGGTGGCGGTGCAGGTGGTCGAAGGCCTCGCGCCCGTACAGCGACACGACGACGTCACCGCCGCGCGGACGGCTCCAGAGGATGGTGGGCCGGCCGCCGGGGAGGCGCAGGTGCGGGAACACCGCCCGCAGCCGGTGCTGCAGCGCCACCGCGCGGAACCGGGCGCGGACCTGGCGGCGGCGCAGCACCGCCCAGCCGAGCGTGAGGGCCAGGAGCGCCGACGCCCACAGCGGACCCGCCCACAGCGCGAAGGTCACGACGCAGTAGGGGAGCAGGGTGACGGCCAGGATCTCCCACCGCCAGTGGTAGACGCGCAGCGGGAAGGACGGCTGCTTGCTGGTCATGTCCGTGCTCCTTTCGGTCGGGCGTCGGCGGAGGACACCGCCGAGGTGGTGCAGGAGACGTCCGGCGCCGGTCGCGGCCACGATGGCCGCGACGATCGCCGGCCCGGACGTCATGTCGGGATCCGGGTCTTGGGGGCGGGCCGCAGGTCCTTGTCCTTGCCGAGCCGCCAGGTCCACCGCCACCCCGCCCAGACCGCGGCGACGGATCCCATCAGGACGAGCACGACGGCCTGGCCGACGAGGCCGTCGAGCGGCGCGAGGCGCAGCAGCACCAGCAGCGCCCAGACTTGGGACGCGGTGAACGGGATGACGAGCCCGGCGGCGTAGACGCCGCGGCGCCAGCGGCTGCCGCGCGGCGCGGCGGTGGTGTAGGGGTCCATTGAGTGCCCTCCTCCTCGGTGGATCCAGAAAACCTCCGGAACGCCGCGCCTTGTGTGTCAGGTGACTCAGAAGGCGGGATTCAGCTCGCGATTCGTCGAAATTCGGCCAAGCGGGTAGACCGTCAGTCGTCTCCGGCCGGTGCTGATCACCCCTTGCCGCCGCAGATCGCGCGTCGCCCGCCGGTCGGCCGGAGCCGGACCGGCTGGGAATGCCGTCGGTTCCACTGCCCCACCTCCGTTGCGGTCCGAGGCGATCAGGTCCTCTTCCGGTTCGGCCGCCTCGACGTCGGGGAAGCCGTGCCGGACGACCGAGCGGTGCATCTCCTGCGAGACGCGGAGCGCGACGCGTCCGGCGTTGATACGCAGCTGTCGCTCGAGTTCGGGTGCGTCGACGAGACGGCAGGTGATGTCGATGTCGTCCGGGCGGACCAGACGCGGCGCGTTCTCACCTCGGTCGGCGAGCCGGCCGCGGTAGCCGGGGCCGGTCCAGGCGGCCGCCAGGCTTCATCGAGCGGCGAGAAGAGGACGTTGCGGGGCTGGGAACGCACCGAGTCCATCCGTCCGGTCGCATTCTCGATGTCGACCGGAACGACGGCCCAGTGCCGGGGTAAGTCGGCTGAGGTGTCCATGGCCCGCTCCTGCCTTCAGGTGTGAACTGAAGTTCAGTCAAGTTCACTGTATGGGATGGAGTACCTTGGAACAACCGAGATGGATCGACGTTATCGGTTTGGTGCGGCGGAATTAGGCCAGACGTAACACTTCAGTCTTCAGACTTGGAGGTTGCCGCGATGGGGTTGCTCCGTGAGGAGTATGATCAGCGCACCTGCTGGCAGTGCTGAAATTTGCTGAAGGGTGGCGAGGTCGTGTCCCCGAGCATGCCGCGGCCTGAGCTGCCTCGCCGCCTCCGGCACCTGCGCGAGCGGCATTGGCCCGAAGCCGGCATCACGCAGGCTCAACTGGCCGAAGCGCTCGGCGGGGACAAGCCGCTCAGCGTCTCGCTCATCTCGTCGTGGGAGAACACCGACAAGGTGGTCCGCCCGCCGGTGAAGCGGTTGGAGGCCTACGCGACGCTGTTCGCGACCCGCCGGTCGATGAGCGCCGAAAGCTTGCGCGTTCTCCCGGTGGAAGAACTGACGGACGAGGAGCGTGCCGAGCGCAAAGGCCTCCTGGAAGAGCTACTGGTGCTCCGCGAAGGCAAGAGGGGCAACCCGGTGCCGCGGGCGAAGGTCTGGAAGTTCCAAGAAGGCGAAGACATCACTATCGTCTGCGCTCAGCTCCCCGCGAAGCTCAGGGAACACTTCTCCTACGCCGACCCGGAGAGCGCCGACTTCGCCTCCCTGTACACCTACGCCGACCCGGATGCTTTGATCGAGTTGTTCGGGCACATCAGGGCGACGAACCCGGAAAACGCGGTCACTTTTCACACGAATGACGAGTTGACTCCTGACCTCTACACGACCCACCTGGTGTTGCTCGGCGGAGTCGACTGGAACACGGTGACTCGCGACGTCATCGAACGCGTCGACTTGCCGGTGCTGCAGGTCGTTCGCGACGGCAACGAGCCGACCAGCGGGCACGGTGGCTTCGAAGTCGAACGTCACGGCAAGAAGACGCTCTTCCCGCCGGAGTTGGATAGTCGAGGCCGGCTTTTGGAGGACGTGGCCCATTTCTACCGCGGCGTCAGTCCGTTCAACCAAAAGCGCACGGTGACCGTGTGCAACGGCATGTACGGTCGAGGCACGCTCGGAGCGGTCCGCGCGCTGACGGACAGCCGGTTCCGCGACCGGAACCAGGAGTACTTGAGCCAGCGGTTCGGCGACGCCGAATCCTTCAGCATAATCAGCCGGGTGCCCGTGGTGGCGGGCATGGGGCTCACCCCGGACTGGACCCTCGAGGAGAACCGGTTGCACGAATGGCCGGAGGCTGCCGCGTGAACGCAAGGCAGCACGAGTCCCACCGAGAACTGCTGACCCCCGTCGAAGCCGCCGGGGCACCGCACGCGCCGCTGGACGCGATCATCGTGCCCAATGGGCGACCGTCCGCCTACCTCGAGCACGCCATCAGTGCGGCGAAGCAGCTCAACACGCACTTGCTGTTGTTGTGCAGCCTGCGGGCGAACGCGTCCACCGCGGCCTTGGTGGCCAAGCGGGCGGGCGTCCGGGTGACCGCCATCGACGTGGACCTGCTGCCTCCCGGTGTCGTGCCCGAGTTCGCCACCGACAAGCTGCTCCGGAAGACGCGGTTCCACCGCCACGCCGACACCAGCCTGAAGCGCAATCTGGGGTTGCTCGTGGCGAGCCTCGCCGGGTGGAAGCGGATCGTCTTCCTCGACGACGACATCGTGCTGCCGAAGCCGGGTGACCTCCTCGCTGCGGCCGGGTTGCTCCAAGAGCACCCAGTCGTCGGTCTCGCGAACACCGGCATGCCGGACAACTCGGTCGTCTGCCACGCACTCCGCGACGTTGGCGTCTGCCAGGACACGTTCATCGGCGGTGGAGCGATGGTGGTCGGGGAATCCGCCCTCGGCTCGTTCTTCCCCAATATCTACAACGAAGACTGGTTCTTCTTGCTGGACGGGCTGCGGCTGCGCTCGTCGGCTGTCACGGGGTCCGCGTTCCAATACGACTACGACCCGTACAGCGATCCGCGGCGGGCACGAGGTGAGGAACTGGGCGACACCCTCGCCGAAGGTGTGTTCGGTCTGTTGGACAACGGCAGGGGTCTTGCGGACGCCAACGCCACCTACTGGGCTGCGTTCATCGCCGCGAGACGAGAGGTCATCCGGACGACGATCTCGCGGGTAGAGGCGTCAGTGATCGAGCCGGCGCAGCGAGGGAGGATGGTCAATGCGCTGAAGGCCGCGATCGGTCGCAGTCACCTGATCAGCCCGGAACTGTGCGTCGACTACTTGCGCGCTTGGCAGAGCGACTGCGTGCGCTGGCGCAGGCACGTTCGTGAACTCCGGCGTGACCACCGCGGCGGATGGGGGATCGAGGAGGCGCTCACGACGCTGCGCATCGGCAACATCGCTCAGCCTGGTGTCGACGGGCGTATCAGCGCCGGACTCAGGCGAAAGCAGCTACCGCCGGCTCGGCCGATGGCGCGGGTGTGGGCATGACGCTCGTGATGTTCTTGACGAGCACGTGGCAGATTTCCCGCTCGCGCTTCGGGAACCATCCCTTGGCTGGGATCGGATAGGCGCGGCAAGTCACCTTTTGGTGTCCCCAGTCTTCGTACCCGAGCCGCTCGTAGAGTCGGGCGGCCCGGTCGTTGTCGGTCCGCACCGCGAGCGTGATCCGCTCGTTGCCGAGACTTGCGGCGTGCTTCTCGACGGCCTTGATCAGAGCGCGGCCGACCCCCTTGCTGCGGTACTTCTCCAGAACCTCGAGATGGGTGAGTTGGGGGACGCCCTTGAGGTACCTGTCGATCTTCTTCTCTTCGGCCTTCTCGAGGCGCAGGTAAACCACGCCGGCAGCCTTGCCCTTGATCCACGCCGCGAACAGAACGCCTCGACCGGCCTGCTGGCGGTGGAAGTGATCGGTGAGGAATGCCTCCTCGCCGAAGGCGTTGATCAGCTTGTCGAGCTGGCCCAGCCTTCTGACCTGCCCAACCACAGCGTCGGCCACCGATGGACTCCCGTTCGTCATAGGCCCTATTCGTGCGAGCCTGAGGGAACGAGTTGCCACGCTTAAGTCCATTTGGCACGCTCCCCATGCATGCCGCAGGGTGCGGCGATGATTTCATGCTTACTGAATGTGAGATAGCCCCCTGTCAATCTTCAACGGAGAGTAGTCGTCCGGTTGCTAGTTGGCGGTAGTCAGGTCGTAGACCGTTACACCGTCCACAGTGGACGACTGATAGTGCTCGGCCACCCACTCGGCGATCTGCTGGGCCGCGTCGGAACCGCTGCTGCCCTGCATCGTCATGCCCTCACCGAGGAAGTAGTGGATCCGGCCGCTCGCCACGTACTGCTGGAACTGCGCCAGCGTCGGGTATGGGTCCGTCCCATTGAACCCGCCGACCGCCATCACCGGGGCGCCGCTCGCCAACTGGTAGCCCGCCGCCGCGTTGGACAGGACCGTGGCCGCCGTCCACGTGTAGTGGGAGGCGTCCTGCTGCAGCAACGACGTGAGCGAAGCGCCGGGCGTCGTCGTGCTCAGCAGCGAACCCGGGCCACCTCCGCGTCCGCCGCCGAAGCCGGAGGACGGGCCTGCTGATGGGATTGCGCCGCTGTGGGGCGCCGATGCCGTGGCCAGGGTGTACGCGCCCGTGCCCGACAACGTCACGACGAGGGCGAGGACGGCGACCGCGGTGGCGGCCCAGCGAGTCAATTGGGCCGCGAAGAACAGCGCCACCGTGGCCAGCAGGCCGCCCACCAGGATCGTCGGGGCCAGCCACGTCGAGCCCGCCAGCACCAGGTACGCCGTGAGGGCCGTCAGGGCCACGCCGCCGCTCAGGAGGCCGGAGGCGGCCGGGCGGGAACGCAGGCGCCACAGCTGGACCGCCGCCGTGCCGACCAGTGCCGCGATCGGTGGGGCCAGTGCCACCGTGTAGTACGGGTGGATGATGCCGCCCATGTAGCTGAACACCAGCGCCGTCACGACCAGCCAGCCGCCCCACAGGAGCAGCGCCGTGCGGGAGCGGTCGGTGCGCGGGGCGCTGCGGGTGAACCACAGGCCGGCGCCCAGTGCCAGCAGGGCCGCCGGCAGCAGCCACGCGATGCCGCCCGCCATCTCGGTGCCGAAGAGCCTGGTCAGGCCGGTCGAGCCCCAGCCGCGGCCGGCGCCGCCGCCGACGCTGCCGACCTCGTCGCCGGTGATGCGGCCGAAGCCGTTGTAGCCGAAGACCAGTTCCCACAACGAGTTCGTCTGGGAGCCGCCGATGAACGGGCGGTCGGCCGCCGGCCACAGCGCGACCACCACGAGGTACCAGCCGGCCGCCGCTACCGTGGAAAGCAGCGCGCCCAGCAGGTGCAGCAGCCGCTTGCCGAGCGGCACCGGCGCCGCGACGAGGTAGGCGAGCGCGAACGCCGGGAGCACCAGGAACGCCTGCAGCATCTTCGCCAGGAACCCGAAACCGACCGCGACGCCGGCCAGCGCGAGCCAGCGCGGGCTCGCCTTCTCGGCCGCGCGGACCACGCAGTACGCGGCCGCGACCAGGAGCAGCACCAGCAGCGCGTCGGGGTTGTTGAAGCGGAACATCAGCGCGGCGGCCGGGGTCAGGGCCAGCACGAGCCCGGCGACCAGGCCCGCGGCCGGGCCGGACGTCCGCCGGACGGTCGCGTGCAGCAGCCAGACCGAGCCGACGCCCATCAGCGCCTGCGGCACCAGGACGCTCCACGCGTTGACGCCGAACAGGCGCGCCGAGAGGCTCATCACCCACAGCGCCGCCGGGGTCTTGTCGACCGTGATCGCGTTCGCCGCGTCGCTGGAGCCGAAGAACAGTGCTTTCCAGCTCTGCGAACCCGCCTGCGCGGCCGCCGAGTAGAAGGCGTTGGCCCAGCCGGACGCCCCGAGGCCCCAGAGGTAGAGCACGGCCGTGCCGAGCAGCAGGACGGCCAGGGCGGGGCGGTGCCAGGTGGCGCGGACGGGCGCGGAAGGAGTCACGACGGTTTCGCGTGACGCTAAGGCGGTCATGGGATCAGCTTCCGGTGCCCAGCTGGGGCCGGGTTGTGCCGATGCTGTGCACCCGCTGTGCGGGCACGGCCACGGGGAGGCGCACCGCGAACTCGGTCCGTCCCGGCCGGCTGTGCACCTCGATGGTGCCGTGGTGGGCGAGCACGACGGCGGACGCGATCGCCATGCCCAGCCCGGTGCTGCCGGCCGTGCGAGAACGCGACGAATCACCGCGCGCGAACCGCTCGAAGACCTCCGGGAGGAGGCTCGGGTCGATGCCCGGGCCGTTGTCGGTCACCGTGAGCACGGCGCTGCCGTCAGCCGAGCGGGCGAGCGCGGTCACGACCGTGGTGCCGGGCGGGGTGTGCGCGCGGGCGTTGGCCAGCAGGTTCGCCAGCACCTGGTGCAGGCGCTGGACGTCGCCGTGCACGAGGACCGGGTCCGGCGGCAGCTCGAGGAGCCAGCGGTGGCCGCGGCCGGCGACCTGGGCGTCGCCGATCGCGTCGGCGACCAGGCGGGTGAGGTCGACGTCGCGGACGTCGAGCGGGCGCCCCGCGTCGAGGCGCGCGAGCAGGAGCAGGTCCTCGACGAGCGCCGACATCCGGACGGCCTCGGACTGGATCCGGTCCATCGAGTGCGCCACGTCGGGCGGCACCAGCGCGCTGCCGCGGGCGGCCAGTTCGGCGTACCCGCGGATGGCGGCGAGCGGCGTCCGCAGCTCGTGGCTGGCGTCCGCGACGAACTGGCGGACGCGGATCTCGCTGTCGTGGCGGGCTTCGAGGGCCTGCGCGACGTGGCCGAGCATGAGGTTGAGCGCCGAGCCGACCTGCCCGACCTCGGTGCGCGGGTCGGTGTCGGACGCCGGGACGCGGATCGACAGCGCCACCTGGCCGCGGTCGAGCGGCAGCTCGGTGACCTGCCCGGCGGTGGCCGCGACGCGGTCGAGCGGGCGCAGCGTGCGGCGGACCGCGAACGCGCCGAGGAAGGCCGCGCCGAGCACGCCCGCGGCGGCGACGCCGAACAGGATCAGCCCGACGGTGACCAGCGTGGCGGTGACCGGCGCCAGCGGCAGGCCGGTGACGACGACTTCGCCGGTCCCCGCGACCGGCAGCGCCATCAGCCGGTACTCGCCGAGGTCGTCGAAGGTCACCGTGTGCGGCTCGCCGTCGGCGGGCACCGAGCGCATGACGGCCTGCTGGGCCGCCGTCAGCTGCAGGCGCTCGCCGTGTTCGGAGATGCTGTCGTCGTGGACGAGGTTGGTCCCGTCGAAGGTGCCGCTCACCGTGCCGACGTTCTGCCCGAGCGGGTGCTGGCCCTGGTCGCCGGGCAGCGGGCCGGTGGCCGGCTTCGGACCGGCGTTGCTCGCGAAGACGAGGGAGCGGGTCGCGGCGGCGGCCAGCTGCTGGTCGATCTGGCGGGTGAGGAAGAGGTCGAGCGCGAGTTCGCTGACGACGCCGACGATCAGGCACACCACGGTGAGCAGCACGACCATCGACCCGGTCAGCTTCGCGCGCAGCGAAAGCCGCCCCCGGCGGGGGCGTGACGAAGGGGTTCGCGCGGCCATGGGTCCAGCGTCCGGCCGGGCCGTGTGTGCGGGTTGTGTGCTGCCTGTGAGGCGGCTGTGCGGTGCCGGGTGCCCGATTCCTCCGGTCACAGGAACGGCTGACGGCGGGCACAGTCCGCGCACAGCGAGGGGCCGCACCGTGGATCCCACCGCAGGATCTCGTTAAGGAGCACCACGATGACCACACCGCAGGCACCGTCCACACCGGACCAGACGTGGGGCGCCGCGCCCGCACCGGGCACGCCGCAGAGGGCGAGCTGGTCCCCGCGCAAGAAGATCGCGGCGGGCGCCGTCGCGGCGGTGATCGTGGCCGGCGGGGGAGCGGCGGTCTGGGCGGCTTCGTCGTCCTCGGCGTCGACCGGCACGGCCATGGGCCCGGGCGGCATGAACGGCGGCGGAATGAACGGCGGCCCGGGCGGCGGCTTGGGCTCCGCGTTGCACGGGGAGTACGTGTCCTCGGACGGGAACGGCGGCTACGTCACGAAGATCATGCAGACGGGCGACGTGACGGAGCTGAGCGCGACGTCCCTGACGGCGAAGAGCGACGACGGCTTCACGAAGACGTACACGATCACGTCGGCGCAGGCGACGGGCCTGGCGACGGGCGACACGATCACGGTGGTGGCCACGGAGTCGGGCGACACGGCCACGGCGACGTCGGTGACGGAGGGCCAGACGGGCGCCCAGCCCGGCGGCGGTGGCCAGGGAACCCCGCCGTCGGGCGCCCCCACCCGGACCGGCTGAGCGCGGGCGCCCCGGGGGTCAGCGGCGGTCGTAGTCGACCGCGACCTCCGGGGTCGTCGCCCGGGCCCGGCACGTCAGGATCCGGGACGCCGCCACGTCGTCCTCCGTCAGCGCGTAGCGGACGTCCATGTCCACCTGCCCGTGCCGCAGTGTCGCCTGGCACGTGCCGCACGCGCCGCCCTGGCACGAGTACGGGACCTCGAAGCCCGCGCGCAGGGCCGCGTCCAGCACCGTTTCGCCGGCCGCGGCCGGGATCGGAGTCGTCGTGCCGCCCAGGGTCACCGACACCGTGGCCGGGGTGCCCGC
Coding sequences within:
- a CDS encoding glycosyltransferase family 39 protein, coding for MTAVLPAPVSEPRHRKESAPHAPPRWVRPAAFGLLAATAVLYFWNLTASGYGNSFYAAAVQSGTQSWKAWLFGSLDSGNVLTVDKPPAALWAGTLFARIFGFSSFTVLAPQALMGVASVGILYLTVKRTSGPVAGLLAGAILAVTPVAALMFRFNNPDALLVLLMVAGAYFVVRATEKASPRWLALAGVAIGFGFLTKMMQAFLVLPAFGLVYLLAAPTSLGRRLLHLGGAVVALVVSAGWFIALVELWPAASRPYIGGSEGDSLLELALGYNGLGRIFGGEGNGGGMGGGMGGNTGFGGSTGLFRMFGSSFGTEISWLLPAALIGLVAGLWFTRRAPRTDRTRLALVLWGGWLVVTAAVFSFMSGTVHPYYSVALAPAIAGLVAISGRALWQGRTNLAPRAVLAGMVVATAVWSFILLDRTPDWFPALKWFVAVLGVLVGTVLVMGAPASRRLVAVVAAALVLTIGVSSAAYGVETASVAHSGSIPTSGPTSSGFGDGGFGGEDSSSSAVGSLLAKTTTTWAAATTGSQSAASLELASGKAVIGIGGWSGSDPAPTLAEFKAYVAAGEIKYYIEGGRGGGPGGGSSEITDWVTANFTATTVDGQTVYDLQS
- a CDS encoding nuclear transport factor 2 family protein, which encodes MDDYRALANLIFSYAALVDAGDFAGVGELFAHGSFVGSGGSSFGAAAVERMLRETVIVYEDGTPRTKHVTTNVAVEVTGSTATSSAYFTVLQAVPGLPLQTIAAGRYADRFAARGGQWHFTERRVTVDLVGDISHHLRPKGA
- a CDS encoding bifunctional glycosyltransferase family 2/GtrA family protein, which translates into the protein MTATAPAPRPGTVPVDLAGPQPVLDVVIPVYNEEADLEPCIRRLHAHLAEHVSYPYRITVADNASTDATLQVAERLAREFPEVAVHHLDEKGRGRALNAVWRASDAAVLAYMDVDLSTDLAALGPLVAPLLSGHSDLAIGSRLARGARVVRGPKREFISRCYNLILRSTLAAKFSDAQCGFKAIRADVARELLPHVVDTGWFFDTELLVLAQRAGLRIHEVPVDWVDDPDSSVNIVKTATEDLKGIARVTKATFTGEIPVSKLREQLGRQPIGIDAPGVPPRLVTQLVRFAAIGVSSTLAYLVLFLLLRTVVGAQAANFTSLLVTAIGNTALNRRLTFGIRGRAGAGRHQFEGLIVFGLGLALTSGSLALLNGSTTPGLVLEITVLVLANLAATVLRFLLLRGWVFNPRRQAATQKES
- a CDS encoding glycosyltransferase family 39 protein — protein: MTALASRETVVTPSAPVRATWHRPALAVLLLGTAVLYLWGLGASGWANAFYSAAAQAGSQSWKALFFGSSDAANAITVDKTPAALWVMSLSARLFGVNAWSVLVPQALMGVGSVWLLHATVRRTSGPAAGLVAGLVLALTPAAALMFRFNNPDALLVLLLVAAAYCVVRAAEKASPRWLALAGVAVGFGFLAKMLQAFLVLPAFALAYLVAAPVPLGKRLLHLLGALLSTVAAAGWYLVVVALWPAADRPFIGGSQTNSLWELVFGYNGFGRITGDEVGSVGGGAGRGWGSTGLTRLFGTEMAGGIAWLLPAALLALGAGLWFTRSAPRTDRSRTALLLWGGWLVVTALVFSYMGGIIHPYYTVALAPPIAALVGTAAVQLWRLRSRPAASGLLSGGVALTALTAYLVLAGSTWLAPTILVGGLLATVALFFAAQLTRWAATAVAVLALVVTLSGTGAYTLATASAPHSGAIPSAGPSSGFGGGRGGGPGSLLSTTTPGASLTSLLQQDASHYTWTAATVLSNAAAGYQLASGAPVMAVGGFNGTDPYPTLAQFQQYVASGRIHYFLGEGMTMQGSSGSDAAQQIAEWVAEHYQSSTVDGVTVYDLTTAN
- a CDS encoding helix-turn-helix domain-containing protein, whose product is MSPSMPRPELPRRLRHLRERHWPEAGITQAQLAEALGGDKPLSVSLISSWENTDKVVRPPVKRLEAYATLFATRRSMSAESLRVLPVEELTDEERAERKGLLEELLVLREGKRGNPVPRAKVWKFQEGEDITIVCAQLPAKLREHFSYADPESADFASLYTYADPDALIELFGHIRATNPENAVTFHTNDELTPDLYTTHLVLLGGVDWNTVTRDVIERVDLPVLQVVRDGNEPTSGHGGFEVERHGKKTLFPPELDSRGRLLEDVAHFYRGVSPFNQKRTVTVCNGMYGRGTLGAVRALTDSRFRDRNQEYLSQRFGDAESFSIISRVPVVAGMGLTPDWTLEENRLHEWPEAAA
- a CDS encoding GNAT family N-acetyltransferase, with product MADAVVGQVRRLGQLDKLINAFGEEAFLTDHFHRQQAGRGVLFAAWIKGKAAGVVYLRLEKAEEKKIDRYLKGVPQLTHLEVLEKYRSKGVGRALIKAVEKHAASLGNERITLAVRTDNDRAARLYERLGYEDWGHQKVTCRAYPIPAKGWFPKREREICHVLVKNITSVMPTPAPSAEPAVAAFA